From Spirochaetota bacterium, one genomic window encodes:
- a CDS encoding molybdenum cofactor guanylyltransferase, translating to MEAIEAFILAGGKSSRFGSDKTLHQFGGKPLIEHVTDRLQGLFHSISIVANDSNKYNYLAIPVYSDIIPGLGPLGGIYTALQRSATYYIFVCAADMPFLNQEFITFMLQIPRIYDCIIPRWKGNTEPLHAIYSKRCIPHIETLIQNKTYKISYLFEKVVMRYIDDDELIVYTEDPSQLFYNINRPGDIHPFQ from the coding sequence ATGGAAGCAATTGAAGCATTTATCCTTGCAGGTGGGAAAAGCAGCCGTTTTGGCAGCGACAAGACACTGCATCAGTTTGGCGGTAAACCATTAATAGAGCACGTTACTGACAGACTGCAAGGGCTGTTTCACTCAATTTCAATTGTTGCCAATGATAGTAATAAATATAACTATCTTGCAATCCCTGTATATTCTGATATTATACCCGGGCTTGGTCCACTTGGTGGTATCTATACGGCGTTGCAGCGTTCTGCAACTTATTATATTTTTGTATGCGCTGCCGACATGCCATTTTTAAATCAGGAATTTATTACGTTTATGCTGCAAATTCCACGTATCTATGATTGCATTATTCCCCGTTGGAAAGGCAACACCGAACCTCTCCATGCTATCTACTCAAAACGTTGCATCCCTCACATTGAAACACTTATACAGAATAAAACCTATAAGATCAGCTACCTTTTTGAAAAAGTTGTAATGCGCTATATCGATGACGATGAACTTATCGTATATACCGAAGACCCTTCACAGCTTTTCTATAATATAAACAGGCCCGGGGACATTCATCCTTTTCAATAA